In one Siniperca chuatsi isolate FFG_IHB_CAS linkage group LG14, ASM2008510v1, whole genome shotgun sequence genomic region, the following are encoded:
- the mcama gene encoding cell surface glycoprotein MUC18 isoform X1: MAFLHRTFLPLCLHICLLNWSAWAKVELTMHESVEVYLGDSAQIPCQYSFTDANNEPSFVMIQWFVRGVGLSSRMRIFYGDDSQQMVDNNTDYSSRIKVTSDQQGTQLTIQDVQLSDEREFFCQVNGLAAGNAEGKTHLRVFAPPEAPVIEGVLTGISVTNEVPSKVASCEARNGFPKPNITWYRNSMPLMSVPGHVNVLILVTRETSGFSSVQSTLEYKVVKEDKDAHFSCEVSFFVPGAIRTVESNSVNITVHYPTTMVELWKESPQGLVKEGDTVELRCQGDGNPPPPFIFNREQELDVDLESRGDDLILSPVSRKDSGIYQCRPLDTDDYTEVKGEMQLTVHYLDPAVVVPKDSEVMLKGEDLTATCNALSSLKTSTVWYKDGQQVGKGNTLHLKDATYETTGEYVCEVTVPSLPALHTSGSVHIIVQGGPQLVGVEQEVQLEEATGRMVNLSCEAQGHPLPSISWTIIGSQNWHEVVNKANEHMTHSVVSVKVTSDISALCNASNDMGTEVKAFSIKAIPRVTSTAPFSPAEGSGVIIVVIILCLLLLAILGSVLYFLHKKGKIPCGRSGKQEISTKEKITKDDIVVEMKTNAKNEDAVLLKVVNGDKKGPNDQ; encoded by the exons catGGGCCAAGGTGGAGCTGACTATGCATGAGAGTGTTGAGGTGTACCTGGGTGACTCGGCTCAGATCCCCTGCCAGTACAGCTTCACTGACGCCAACAACGAGCCCAGCTTTGTCATGATCCAGTGGTTTGTG AGAGGTGTAGGTCTCAGCTCCCGGATGCGGATCTTTTACGGTGACGACAGTCAGCAGATGGTGGACAATAACACAGACTACAGCAGCCGCATCAAGGTGACTTCAGACCAGCAGGGAACTCAACTCACCATCCAAGATGTCCAGCTCTCTGACGAGAGGGAATTCTTCTGCCAGGTTAATGGGCTGGCTGCCGGGAACGCTGAGGGCAAGACCCACCTCAGAGTTTTTG CTCCTCCAGAGGCTCCAGTGATCGAGGGTGTCCTTACTGGAATATCTGTGACCAATGAGGTGCCATCTAAG GTTGCATCATGTGAGGCTCGCAACGGCTTTCCTAAACCCAACATCACCTGGTACAGGAACAGCATGCCACTGATGTCTGTACCAGGAC ATGTAAACGTGTTGATCCTGGTGACCCGAGAGACCAGTGGCTTCTCCTCCGTCCAGAGCACACTGGAGTACAAGGTGGTTAAGGAGGACAAGGATGCCCATTTCTCCTGTGAGGTCAGCTTCTTCGTTCCGGGAGCCATCAGGACAGTCGAGTCCAACAGCGTCAACATAACTGTTCACT accCCACCACCATGGTGGAGCTTTGGAAGGAGTCGCCCCAGGGCTTGGTCAAAGAGGGGGATACTGTGGAGCTGCGTTGCCAGGGTGATGGCAACCCCCCGCCACCCTTCATTTTCAACAGAGAACAA GAGCTGGATGTGGACTTGGAGAGCAGAGGTGATGACTTGATCCTGTCTCCAGTGTCCCGGAAAGACAGCGGCATCTACCAGTGTCGCCCTCTTGACACTGACGACTACACCGAGGTCAAAGGAGAAATGCAGCTCACTGTGCACT aCTTGGACCCAGCTGTGGTGGTACCTAAAGACTCAGAAGTCATGCTCAAAGGAGAAGATCTGACTGCAACCTGCAACGCTCTGTCCTCCCTGAAAACTTCCACTGTCTGGTACAAG gATGGGCAGCAGGTGGGTAAGGGGAACACATTGCACCTGAAGGACGCCACCTATGAAACAACAGGAGAGTATGTATGTGAAGTGACCGTTCCCTCCCTGCCCGCCTTGCACACCAGCGGCTCCGTACACATCATCGTCCAAG gtggTCCCCAGCTGGTGGGAGTGGAGCAGGAGGTGCAGCTGGAGGAGGCAACAGGCAGGATGGTGAACCTGAGCTGTGAGGCTCAGGGCCATCCACTGCCCAGCATCTCCTGGACCATCATCGGCAGCCAG AACTGGCATGAGGTGGTGAACAAAGCAAACGAGCACATGACTCACAGCGTGGTGTCAGTCAAAGTCACCTCGGACATCAGCGCTCTGTGCAACGCTTCCAATGACATGGGCACTGAAGTCAAGGCTTTCAGCATCAAAGCCA TTCCCAGGGTCACCTCAACTGCACCCTTCTCTCCTG ctgAGGGCAGTGGGGTGATCATAGTGGTGATCATactgtgtctgctgctgctggccatCCTCGGCAGTGTTCTCTACTTCCTGCATAAGAAGGGAAAGATCCCCTGCGGACGCTCAGGGAAACAAGAGAT CAGCACCAAAGAGAAGATCACCAAAGATGACATTGTCGTGGAGATGAAGACCAACGCAAAGAATGAGGATGCTGTCCTCCTTAAGGTTGTCAACGGAGACAAAAAGGGCCCTAATGACCAG TAA
- the mcama gene encoding cell surface glycoprotein MUC18 isoform X2: MAFLHRTFLPLCLHICLLNWSAWAKVELTMHESVEVYLGDSAQIPCQYSFTDANNEPSFVMIQWFVRGVGLSSRMRIFYGDDSQQMVDNNTDYSSRIKVTSDQQGTQLTIQDVQLSDEREFFCQVNGLAAGNAEGKTHLRVFAPPEAPVIEGVLTGISVTNEVPSKVASCEARNGFPKPNITWYRNSMPLMSVPGHVNVLILVTRETSGFSSVQSTLEYKVVKEDKDAHFSCEVSFFVPGAIRTVESNSVNITVHYPTTMVELWKESPQGLVKEGDTVELRCQGDGNPPPPFIFNREQELDVDLESRGDDLILSPVSRKDSGIYQCRPLDTDDYTEVKGEMQLTVHYLDPAVVVPKDSEVMLKGEDLTATCNALSSLKTSTVWYKDGQQVGKGNTLHLKDATYETTGEYVCEVTVPSLPALHTSGSVHIIVQGGPQLVGVEQEVQLEEATGRMVNLSCEAQGHPLPSISWTIIGSQNWHEVVNKANEHMTHSVVSVKVTSDISALCNASNDMGTEVKAFSIKAIPRVTSTAPFSPAEGSGVIIVVIILCLLLLAILGSVLYFLHKKGKIPCGRSGKQEITKEKITKDDIVVEMKTNAKNEDAVLLKVVNGDKKGPNDQ; this comes from the exons catGGGCCAAGGTGGAGCTGACTATGCATGAGAGTGTTGAGGTGTACCTGGGTGACTCGGCTCAGATCCCCTGCCAGTACAGCTTCACTGACGCCAACAACGAGCCCAGCTTTGTCATGATCCAGTGGTTTGTG AGAGGTGTAGGTCTCAGCTCCCGGATGCGGATCTTTTACGGTGACGACAGTCAGCAGATGGTGGACAATAACACAGACTACAGCAGCCGCATCAAGGTGACTTCAGACCAGCAGGGAACTCAACTCACCATCCAAGATGTCCAGCTCTCTGACGAGAGGGAATTCTTCTGCCAGGTTAATGGGCTGGCTGCCGGGAACGCTGAGGGCAAGACCCACCTCAGAGTTTTTG CTCCTCCAGAGGCTCCAGTGATCGAGGGTGTCCTTACTGGAATATCTGTGACCAATGAGGTGCCATCTAAG GTTGCATCATGTGAGGCTCGCAACGGCTTTCCTAAACCCAACATCACCTGGTACAGGAACAGCATGCCACTGATGTCTGTACCAGGAC ATGTAAACGTGTTGATCCTGGTGACCCGAGAGACCAGTGGCTTCTCCTCCGTCCAGAGCACACTGGAGTACAAGGTGGTTAAGGAGGACAAGGATGCCCATTTCTCCTGTGAGGTCAGCTTCTTCGTTCCGGGAGCCATCAGGACAGTCGAGTCCAACAGCGTCAACATAACTGTTCACT accCCACCACCATGGTGGAGCTTTGGAAGGAGTCGCCCCAGGGCTTGGTCAAAGAGGGGGATACTGTGGAGCTGCGTTGCCAGGGTGATGGCAACCCCCCGCCACCCTTCATTTTCAACAGAGAACAA GAGCTGGATGTGGACTTGGAGAGCAGAGGTGATGACTTGATCCTGTCTCCAGTGTCCCGGAAAGACAGCGGCATCTACCAGTGTCGCCCTCTTGACACTGACGACTACACCGAGGTCAAAGGAGAAATGCAGCTCACTGTGCACT aCTTGGACCCAGCTGTGGTGGTACCTAAAGACTCAGAAGTCATGCTCAAAGGAGAAGATCTGACTGCAACCTGCAACGCTCTGTCCTCCCTGAAAACTTCCACTGTCTGGTACAAG gATGGGCAGCAGGTGGGTAAGGGGAACACATTGCACCTGAAGGACGCCACCTATGAAACAACAGGAGAGTATGTATGTGAAGTGACCGTTCCCTCCCTGCCCGCCTTGCACACCAGCGGCTCCGTACACATCATCGTCCAAG gtggTCCCCAGCTGGTGGGAGTGGAGCAGGAGGTGCAGCTGGAGGAGGCAACAGGCAGGATGGTGAACCTGAGCTGTGAGGCTCAGGGCCATCCACTGCCCAGCATCTCCTGGACCATCATCGGCAGCCAG AACTGGCATGAGGTGGTGAACAAAGCAAACGAGCACATGACTCACAGCGTGGTGTCAGTCAAAGTCACCTCGGACATCAGCGCTCTGTGCAACGCTTCCAATGACATGGGCACTGAAGTCAAGGCTTTCAGCATCAAAGCCA TTCCCAGGGTCACCTCAACTGCACCCTTCTCTCCTG ctgAGGGCAGTGGGGTGATCATAGTGGTGATCATactgtgtctgctgctgctggccatCCTCGGCAGTGTTCTCTACTTCCTGCATAAGAAGGGAAAGATCCCCTGCGGACGCTCAGGGAAACAAGAGAT CACCAAAGAGAAGATCACCAAAGATGACATTGTCGTGGAGATGAAGACCAACGCAAAGAATGAGGATGCTGTCCTCCTTAAGGTTGTCAACGGAGACAAAAAGGGCCCTAATGACCAG TAA
- the mcama gene encoding cell surface glycoprotein MUC18 isoform X3, with the protein MAFLHRTFLPLCLHICLLNWSAWAKVELTMHESVEVYLGDSAQIPCQYSFTDANNEPSFVMIQWFVRGVGLSSRMRIFYGDDSQQMVDNNTDYSSRIKVTSDQQGTQLTIQDVQLSDEREFFCQVNGLAAGNAEGKTHLRVFAPPEAPVIEGVLTGISVTNEVPSKVASCEARNGFPKPNITWYRNSMPLMSVPGHVNVLILVTRETSGFSSVQSTLEYKVVKEDKDAHFSCEVSFFVPGAIRTVESNSVNITVHYPTTMVELWKESPQGLVKEGDTVELRCQGDGNPPPPFIFNREQELDVDLESRGDDLILSPVSRKDSGIYQCRPLDTDDYTEVKGEMQLTVHYLDPAVVVPKDSEVMLKGEDLTATCNALSSLKTSTVWYKDGQQVGKGNTLHLKDATYETTGEYVCEVTVPSLPALHTSGSVHIIVQGGPQLVGVEQEVQLEEATGRMVNLSCEAQGHPLPSISWTIIGSQNWHEVVNKANEHMTHSVVSVKVTSDISALCNASNDMGTEVKAFSIKATEGSGVIIVVIILCLLLLAILGSVLYFLHKKGKIPCGRSGKQEISTKEKITKDDIVVEMKTNAKNEDAVLLKVVNGDKKGPNDQ; encoded by the exons catGGGCCAAGGTGGAGCTGACTATGCATGAGAGTGTTGAGGTGTACCTGGGTGACTCGGCTCAGATCCCCTGCCAGTACAGCTTCACTGACGCCAACAACGAGCCCAGCTTTGTCATGATCCAGTGGTTTGTG AGAGGTGTAGGTCTCAGCTCCCGGATGCGGATCTTTTACGGTGACGACAGTCAGCAGATGGTGGACAATAACACAGACTACAGCAGCCGCATCAAGGTGACTTCAGACCAGCAGGGAACTCAACTCACCATCCAAGATGTCCAGCTCTCTGACGAGAGGGAATTCTTCTGCCAGGTTAATGGGCTGGCTGCCGGGAACGCTGAGGGCAAGACCCACCTCAGAGTTTTTG CTCCTCCAGAGGCTCCAGTGATCGAGGGTGTCCTTACTGGAATATCTGTGACCAATGAGGTGCCATCTAAG GTTGCATCATGTGAGGCTCGCAACGGCTTTCCTAAACCCAACATCACCTGGTACAGGAACAGCATGCCACTGATGTCTGTACCAGGAC ATGTAAACGTGTTGATCCTGGTGACCCGAGAGACCAGTGGCTTCTCCTCCGTCCAGAGCACACTGGAGTACAAGGTGGTTAAGGAGGACAAGGATGCCCATTTCTCCTGTGAGGTCAGCTTCTTCGTTCCGGGAGCCATCAGGACAGTCGAGTCCAACAGCGTCAACATAACTGTTCACT accCCACCACCATGGTGGAGCTTTGGAAGGAGTCGCCCCAGGGCTTGGTCAAAGAGGGGGATACTGTGGAGCTGCGTTGCCAGGGTGATGGCAACCCCCCGCCACCCTTCATTTTCAACAGAGAACAA GAGCTGGATGTGGACTTGGAGAGCAGAGGTGATGACTTGATCCTGTCTCCAGTGTCCCGGAAAGACAGCGGCATCTACCAGTGTCGCCCTCTTGACACTGACGACTACACCGAGGTCAAAGGAGAAATGCAGCTCACTGTGCACT aCTTGGACCCAGCTGTGGTGGTACCTAAAGACTCAGAAGTCATGCTCAAAGGAGAAGATCTGACTGCAACCTGCAACGCTCTGTCCTCCCTGAAAACTTCCACTGTCTGGTACAAG gATGGGCAGCAGGTGGGTAAGGGGAACACATTGCACCTGAAGGACGCCACCTATGAAACAACAGGAGAGTATGTATGTGAAGTGACCGTTCCCTCCCTGCCCGCCTTGCACACCAGCGGCTCCGTACACATCATCGTCCAAG gtggTCCCCAGCTGGTGGGAGTGGAGCAGGAGGTGCAGCTGGAGGAGGCAACAGGCAGGATGGTGAACCTGAGCTGTGAGGCTCAGGGCCATCCACTGCCCAGCATCTCCTGGACCATCATCGGCAGCCAG AACTGGCATGAGGTGGTGAACAAAGCAAACGAGCACATGACTCACAGCGTGGTGTCAGTCAAAGTCACCTCGGACATCAGCGCTCTGTGCAACGCTTCCAATGACATGGGCACTGAAGTCAAGGCTTTCAGCATCAAAGCCA ctgAGGGCAGTGGGGTGATCATAGTGGTGATCATactgtgtctgctgctgctggccatCCTCGGCAGTGTTCTCTACTTCCTGCATAAGAAGGGAAAGATCCCCTGCGGACGCTCAGGGAAACAAGAGAT CAGCACCAAAGAGAAGATCACCAAAGATGACATTGTCGTGGAGATGAAGACCAACGCAAAGAATGAGGATGCTGTCCTCCTTAAGGTTGTCAACGGAGACAAAAAGGGCCCTAATGACCAG TAA